The Xanthomonas sp. CFBP 8443 genome has a window encoding:
- a CDS encoding ABC transporter ATP-binding protein has product MSTLVKLRNVTKTYQRGPEKVQVLHGIDLEIERGDFVALMGPSGSGKTTLLNLIGGLDTPSGGEIEIEGERIDRMSGGQLSTWRSQHVGFVFQFYNLMPMLTAQKNVELPLLLTNLSAAQRKRNAEIALTLVNLADRRSHRPNELSGGQQQRVAIARAIVSDPTFLICDEPTGDLDRHAAEEILQLLQQLNREHGKTIIMVTHDPKAAEYASHTVHLDKGELADAPLVAH; this is encoded by the coding sequence ATGTCCACCCTCGTCAAACTGCGCAACGTCACCAAGACCTACCAGCGCGGGCCCGAGAAAGTACAAGTCCTGCACGGCATCGACCTGGAGATCGAACGCGGCGACTTCGTCGCCCTGATGGGACCCTCCGGCTCCGGCAAGACCACCCTGCTGAACCTGATCGGCGGCCTGGATACCCCCAGCGGCGGCGAGATCGAGATCGAAGGCGAACGCATCGACCGCATGAGCGGCGGCCAACTGTCCACCTGGCGCAGCCAGCACGTCGGCTTCGTGTTCCAGTTCTACAACCTCATGCCCATGCTCACTGCGCAGAAGAACGTCGAGCTGCCGCTGCTGCTGACCAACCTCAGCGCCGCCCAGCGCAAGCGCAACGCCGAGATCGCCCTGACCCTGGTCAACCTCGCCGACCGCCGCAGCCACCGCCCCAACGAACTGTCCGGCGGCCAGCAGCAGCGTGTGGCGATCGCCCGCGCCATCGTCTCCGATCCCACCTTCCTGATCTGCGACGAGCCCACCGGCGACCTGGACCGCCACGCCGCCGAAGAGATCCTGCAGTTGCTGCAGCAGCTCAACCGCGAACACGGCAAGACCATCATCATGGTCACCCACGACCCCAAGGCCGCCGAGTACGCCAGCCATACCGTGCACCTGGACAAGGGCGAGCTGGCCGACGCGCCGCTCGTGGCGCATTGA
- a CDS encoding efflux RND transporter periplasmic adaptor subunit: MSTSADLLKELRIDRKAPPSAPPSRRGLWIAVVLVLLLALGVGGWLLFGRGKAIEVTTAPVVAIAAGSSSASVLDASGYVVARRMATVSAKITGKVREVLIEEGMRVEQGQVMATLDPIDAGAQRQLSASQLDAARSQVANMQAQLRQAEADAQRLQTLSTQQLVSRSQYEQALSQRDALRAQLQSAQRNVVVAGNQLSISDLNVDNTIVRAPFSGVVTAKAAQPGEIVSPLSAGGGFTRTGIGTVVDMDSLEIEVEVGEAFIGRVKPGMPVEATLNAYPEWKIPAEVIAIIPSADRGKATVKVRVALKQKDPRIVPEMGVRVSFLEAPQAQAQDKPQGVRVPGTAIVKRDGQDVAFALKEDNTVERRALKTGIALGDDRQVLSGLAAGDTVVLDPPETVRDGVKVKMAEATEQ, from the coding sequence ATGAGTACCTCCGCCGACCTGCTCAAAGAACTCCGTATCGACCGCAAGGCTCCGCCGAGCGCGCCACCGTCGCGGCGCGGGCTGTGGATCGCCGTGGTCCTGGTGCTGCTGCTCGCGCTCGGCGTCGGCGGCTGGCTGCTGTTCGGCCGCGGCAAGGCCATCGAGGTGACCACCGCGCCGGTGGTGGCGATCGCGGCCGGCAGCAGCAGCGCCTCGGTGCTGGATGCCAGCGGCTACGTGGTGGCGCGGCGCATGGCCACGGTCTCGGCGAAGATCACCGGCAAGGTGCGCGAGGTGCTGATCGAGGAAGGCATGCGCGTGGAACAGGGCCAAGTGATGGCGACGCTGGATCCGATCGACGCCGGCGCGCAGCGGCAGCTGTCGGCCTCGCAGCTGGACGCGGCGCGCAGCCAGGTGGCGAACATGCAGGCGCAGCTGCGCCAGGCCGAGGCCGATGCGCAGCGGCTGCAGACCCTGTCCACGCAGCAGTTGGTGTCGCGTTCGCAGTACGAGCAGGCGCTGTCGCAGCGCGACGCCCTGCGCGCGCAGCTGCAGAGCGCGCAGCGCAACGTGGTGGTGGCCGGCAACCAGCTGTCGATCTCCGACCTCAACGTGGACAACACCATCGTGCGCGCACCGTTCTCCGGCGTGGTCACCGCCAAGGCGGCGCAGCCGGGCGAGATCGTGTCGCCGCTGTCGGCCGGCGGCGGTTTCACCCGCACCGGCATCGGCACGGTGGTGGACATGGACTCGCTAGAGATCGAGGTCGAAGTAGGCGAGGCCTTCATCGGCCGGGTCAAGCCGGGCATGCCGGTGGAAGCCACACTCAACGCCTACCCGGAGTGGAAGATTCCGGCCGAAGTGATCGCGATCATCCCCTCGGCCGACCGCGGCAAGGCCACGGTGAAGGTGCGCGTGGCGCTGAAGCAGAAGGATCCGCGGATCGTGCCGGAGATGGGCGTGCGGGTGAGCTTCCTGGAAGCCCCGCAGGCGCAGGCGCAAGACAAGCCGCAGGGCGTGCGCGTGCCGGGCACGGCGATCGTCAAGCGCGACGGCCAGGACGTGGCGTTCGCACTGAAGGAGGACAACACCGTCGAGCGGCGCGCGCTGAAGACCGGCATCGCGCTGGGCGACGACCGCCAGGTGCTGTCGGGCCTGGCGGCGGGCGACACGGTGGTGCTGGACCCGCCGGAGACGGTGCGCGACGGAGTCAAGGTGAAGATGGCGGAGGCGACCGAGCAATAG
- a CDS encoding ABC transporter ATP-binding protein translates to MHAAPDTLPLAQLRAVHKRYGAVVALDGVDLQLQRGQLLALLGANGAGKSTAVALLLGLQVADAGSVQLCGQDPRALGARRQAGVMLQSAGLPDTLRVGELLDQARGYYRRPRSVADCVALAGLDGLMPRRYGGLSGGQQRRVQFAMAICGRPQVLFLDEPSTGLDIEARQGLWRAIQELVADGCAVLLTTHYLEEAEVLADRVAVLQRGTLIAEGSVQQLRARFEQRTIRCRSALTAVQVAGWPQARRVEARDGVLEIVAEPAEPVVARLLAADPALDELEVRRAGLADAFLAITRAEAA, encoded by the coding sequence ATGCACGCCGCTCCCGACACTCTTCCGCTGGCGCAGCTGCGCGCCGTGCACAAGCGCTACGGCGCGGTGGTCGCGCTGGACGGCGTGGACCTGCAGTTGCAGCGCGGCCAGCTGCTGGCCCTGCTCGGCGCCAACGGCGCGGGCAAGAGCACCGCGGTGGCGCTGCTGCTCGGGCTGCAGGTGGCCGATGCCGGCAGCGTGCAGCTGTGCGGCCAGGATCCGCGTGCGCTCGGCGCGCGGCGCCAGGCCGGGGTGATGCTGCAGTCCGCCGGCTTGCCGGACACGCTGCGCGTGGGCGAACTATTGGACCAGGCGCGCGGCTACTACCGGCGCCCGCGCAGCGTCGCCGATTGCGTGGCGCTGGCCGGGCTGGATGGCCTGATGCCGCGCCGCTACGGCGGCTTGTCCGGCGGCCAGCAGCGGCGCGTGCAATTTGCGATGGCGATCTGCGGGCGGCCGCAGGTGCTGTTCCTGGACGAACCCAGCACCGGCCTGGACATCGAGGCGCGGCAGGGCCTGTGGCGGGCGATCCAGGAACTGGTCGCGGACGGCTGCGCGGTGCTGCTGACCACCCACTACCTGGAGGAGGCCGAGGTATTGGCCGACCGGGTCGCGGTGTTGCAGCGCGGCACGCTGATCGCCGAAGGCAGCGTGCAGCAGCTGCGGGCGCGCTTCGAGCAACGCACGATCCGCTGCCGCAGCGCGCTGACTGCGGTGCAGGTGGCGGGCTGGCCGCAGGCGCGCCGCGTGGAAGCGCGCGACGGCGTGCTGGAGATCGTCGCCGAACCGGCCGAGCCGGTGGTGGCGCGACTGCTCGCCGCCGATCCGGCGCTGGACGAACTGGAAGTCCGCCGCGCCGGCCTGGCCGACGCGTTCCTCGCCATCACCCGTGCGGAGGCCGCATGA
- a CDS encoding ABC transporter permease, with amino-acid sequence MSTPDPRRTEHVASPAHGTAAARPTDAAAPPLRDHAALLLREIRYELLRWMRTPSFALPTLLFPPMFYLLFGVLLNRGNAAAAVYLMASYGVFGVMAPALFGFGVGLALDRERGLLTLKRAMPVPPGAILLARTVLAMLFALAIALLLQLLGGMLGGVRLAPSQRAWLLLIEVLGTLPFCAIGLYIGARVGGSGAPAVVNLIYLPMAFLSGLWIPLQMLPSLLTTLAPLWPSYHLSQLALRVVGHDDGSGITGHIAALLAMTVAFYALAHRRLRRG; translated from the coding sequence ATGAGCACGCCCGATCCACGCCGTACCGAGCATGTCGCGTCCCCGGCGCACGGCACGGCGGCGGCGCGGCCGACCGACGCCGCTGCGCCGCCATTGCGCGACCATGCCGCGCTGCTGTTGCGCGAAATCCGCTACGAGTTATTGCGCTGGATGCGCACGCCATCGTTCGCGCTGCCGACCTTGCTGTTCCCGCCCATGTTCTACCTGCTGTTCGGCGTGCTGCTCAATCGCGGCAATGCCGCCGCTGCGGTGTACCTGATGGCCAGCTACGGCGTGTTCGGGGTGATGGCGCCGGCGCTGTTCGGTTTCGGCGTGGGCTTGGCGCTGGACCGCGAACGCGGCCTGCTCACCCTCAAGCGCGCCATGCCGGTGCCACCTGGGGCGATCCTGCTGGCGCGCACCGTGCTGGCGATGCTGTTCGCGCTGGCGATCGCATTGTTGTTGCAACTGCTCGGCGGCATGCTCGGCGGGGTGCGGCTGGCGCCGTCGCAGCGCGCCTGGCTGTTGCTGATCGAAGTGCTGGGCACGCTGCCGTTCTGTGCGATCGGCCTGTACATCGGTGCCCGCGTCGGCGGCAGCGGCGCGCCGGCCGTGGTCAACCTGATCTACCTGCCGATGGCGTTCCTGTCGGGTCTGTGGATCCCGCTGCAGATGCTGCCGTCGCTGCTGACCACGCTGGCGCCGCTGTGGCCGTCCTATCACCTGAGCCAGCTCGCGCTGCGCGTGGTCGGTCACGACGACGGCAGCGGAATCACCGGCCACATCGCCGCGCTGCTGGCGATGACCGTGGCGTTCTATGCGCTGGCGCATCGGCGCCTGCGCCGCGGCTGA
- a CDS encoding sensor histidine kinase — protein sequence MIDLLQASPESLVAQRMSWTTAKRSTQWFVWLSLVWSIWLFITPLYERHIFRDWFWPTMVSYAAFLALYYCAYYRDRRYLRWCVAGMAVLAFVLLPYNPGAQCYMIYACAFLAFCFPIGRALLAMLLLLGAFAAAWMLQGWSLLYMTSAVVVGLSVGLMNISFERRARADAQLRLSHEEVRRLAAVAERERIGRDLHDLLGHTLSLVALKSDLAARLLARDPAAARQEMEDVGQVAREALGQVRRAVSGIRAAQLAAEMASAKLLLESSGVTFRYQVDALPQCAQLETVFAMVLREAATNIQRHAGAGNAQLRLWCERGQAWLEIRDDGRGSAMQPGTGLASMRERLEAVGGSLRIDSERGQGTRLLAAAPLPRTAEPAPGVPVAPPHAGQDAALH from the coding sequence GTGATCGATCTGCTGCAAGCGTCGCCCGAATCGCTGGTCGCCCAGCGGATGAGCTGGACCACGGCCAAACGCAGCACGCAGTGGTTCGTGTGGCTGTCGCTGGTGTGGTCGATCTGGCTGTTCATCACGCCGCTGTACGAGCGGCACATCTTCCGCGACTGGTTCTGGCCGACGATGGTCAGCTACGCGGCGTTTCTGGCCCTGTACTACTGCGCCTACTACCGCGATCGCCGCTACCTGCGCTGGTGCGTGGCCGGCATGGCCGTGCTGGCGTTCGTGCTGCTGCCGTACAACCCCGGTGCGCAGTGCTACATGATCTATGCCTGTGCGTTCCTGGCGTTCTGTTTCCCGATCGGGCGCGCGCTGCTGGCGATGTTGTTGCTGCTCGGTGCGTTCGCCGCGGCCTGGATGCTGCAGGGCTGGTCGCTGCTGTACATGACCAGCGCGGTGGTGGTCGGCCTGTCGGTGGGGCTGATGAACATCAGCTTCGAACGCCGCGCCCGCGCCGACGCGCAGTTGCGCCTGAGCCACGAAGAAGTGCGGCGCCTGGCCGCGGTCGCCGAGCGCGAGCGCATCGGCCGCGACCTGCACGACCTGCTCGGCCACACCCTGTCGCTGGTGGCGCTGAAGTCGGACCTGGCCGCGCGCCTGCTCGCGCGCGATCCGGCCGCGGCGCGGCAGGAGATGGAGGACGTCGGCCAGGTCGCGCGCGAGGCGCTGGGCCAGGTGCGGCGCGCGGTCAGCGGCATCCGCGCCGCGCAGCTGGCGGCGGAAATGGCCTCGGCCAAGCTGCTGCTGGAATCCTCCGGGGTCACCTTCCGCTATCAGGTCGATGCCTTGCCGCAATGCGCGCAGCTGGAGACCGTGTTCGCGATGGTGCTGCGCGAGGCCGCGACCAACATCCAGCGCCACGCCGGTGCCGGCAACGCGCAGCTGCGGCTGTGGTGCGAACGCGGCCAGGCCTGGCTGGAGATCCGCGACGACGGCCGCGGCAGCGCGATGCAGCCGGGCACCGGCCTGGCCAGCATGCGCGAACGGCTGGAAGCGGTGGGCGGTTCGTTGCGGATCGACTCCGAACGCGGCCAGGGCACCCGCCTGCTGGCCGCCGCGCCGTTGCCGCGGACCGCCGAACCCGCGCCCGGCGTGCCGGTCGCGCCGCCGCATGCCGGGCAGGACGCCGCGCTGCACTGA
- a CDS encoding response regulator transcription factor produces the protein MIRLVLAEDQAMVRGALSALLGLEADIAVVASAADGEAAWRALQAHTPDLLVTDIEMPGLSGLELAQRVQRQQLPVRVVIVTTFARPGFLRRALDAGVGGYLLKDAPPERLVDAIRQVHRGGRAIDPELALEAWSEADPLNDRERQVLRLAGEGASAGDIAARLGLSHGTVRNYLSEAIGKLGVGNRIEAARLARQKGWL, from the coding sequence GTGATTCGACTAGTGCTGGCGGAGGACCAGGCGATGGTGCGCGGTGCGCTCAGCGCGCTGTTGGGCCTGGAAGCGGATATCGCGGTGGTCGCCAGCGCCGCCGACGGCGAAGCCGCGTGGCGCGCGCTGCAGGCGCACACGCCGGACCTGCTGGTCACCGATATCGAGATGCCCGGCCTCAGCGGCCTGGAACTGGCGCAGCGGGTGCAGCGCCAGCAGCTGCCGGTGCGCGTGGTGATCGTCACCACCTTCGCCCGTCCTGGGTTCCTGCGCCGCGCGCTGGATGCCGGCGTCGGCGGGTATCTGTTGAAGGACGCGCCGCCCGAACGCCTGGTCGATGCGATCCGCCAGGTGCACCGCGGCGGCCGCGCGATCGATCCGGAACTGGCGCTGGAGGCCTGGTCCGAGGCCGATCCGCTCAACGACCGCGAACGCCAGGTGCTGCGCCTGGCCGGCGAGGGCGCCTCCGCCGGCGACATCGCCGCCCGGCTCGGGCTGTCGCACGGCACCGTGCGCAATTACCTGTCCGAGGCGATCGGCAAGCTCGGCGTCGGCAACCGCATCGAGGCGGCGCGGCTGGCGCGGCAGAAGGGCTGGCTGTAG
- a CDS encoding ThuA domain-containing protein, whose translation MKWMRALCFGWSLLLAWTLPAGAALAADGQFKVLVAAIPNKYHHDYIPVAKPQFEALARQHYFELVWAWNAEAFDGDLSQYAAIVLLNTPATDLNPAQRANFQKYVRAGGGVVAVHKAFAIARGQWDWYDRLIGRSFRTHPYLQTAMVDVVDHNFPATAGLPQRWMWSDEWYEYDPPYSDDLVTLMTVDETSYDPTLIWPGQVAKGMGKQHPVAWYHHFEGGRVFATALGHQAEAYNDPRYLEHLYGGIYWAATGHGIAGETKAATPRPR comes from the coding sequence ATGAAGTGGATGCGTGCGCTGTGCTTTGGGTGGTCGCTGCTGTTGGCGTGGACGTTGCCGGCCGGCGCTGCGCTGGCGGCCGACGGGCAGTTCAAGGTGCTGGTCGCGGCGATTCCCAACAAGTACCACCACGACTACATCCCGGTGGCCAAGCCGCAGTTCGAGGCGCTGGCGCGGCAGCACTATTTCGAGCTGGTATGGGCCTGGAACGCCGAGGCGTTCGACGGCGACCTGTCGCAGTACGCGGCGATCGTGCTGCTCAATACGCCGGCCACCGACCTCAATCCGGCGCAGCGCGCCAACTTCCAGAAGTACGTGCGCGCCGGCGGCGGCGTGGTCGCGGTGCACAAGGCGTTCGCGATCGCGCGCGGGCAGTGGGACTGGTACGACCGCCTGATCGGCCGCTCGTTCCGCACCCATCCCTACCTGCAGACCGCGATGGTCGACGTGGTCGACCACAACTTCCCCGCCACCGCCGGCCTGCCGCAGCGCTGGATGTGGTCGGACGAGTGGTACGAATACGACCCGCCGTACAGCGACGACCTGGTCACGCTGATGACGGTGGACGAAACCAGCTACGACCCCACGCTGATCTGGCCCGGCCAGGTCGCCAAGGGCATGGGCAAACAGCACCCGGTGGCGTGGTACCACCACTTCGAAGGCGGCCGCGTGTTCGCCACCGCGCTCGGCCACCAGGCCGAGGCCTACAACGACCCGCGCTACCTCGAGCACCTGTACGGCGGCATCTACTGGGCCGCCACCGGCCACGGCATCGCCGGCGAGACGAAAGCGGCAACGCCGCGCCCCCGCTGA
- a CDS encoding cytochrome b: MSRANVSGHFNLIARVLHWLMAAMILTMLFVGVGMVASVSQRPWLLDLHRPLGIAILLLAIVRLGNRLRQRPPPLPADLPWWQKTAALASHWLLYALMLAMPLLGWSLLSAGGYPIVLWPGAQLPPIAPHSPALYAWLRSAHGWLAYLLFATVLGHLCAALFHAWVRRDGVFSSMARGGAAPVVADQAAPREQV, translated from the coding sequence ATGAGCCGCGCCAACGTCTCCGGACATTTCAACCTGATCGCCCGCGTGCTGCATTGGCTGATGGCGGCGATGATCCTGACCATGCTGTTCGTCGGCGTGGGCATGGTCGCTTCGGTGTCGCAGCGGCCATGGCTGCTCGACCTGCACCGCCCGCTCGGCATCGCCATCTTGCTGCTCGCGATCGTGCGCCTGGGCAATCGCCTGCGCCAGCGGCCGCCGCCGCTGCCGGCCGATCTGCCGTGGTGGCAGAAGACGGCGGCGCTGGCCTCGCACTGGTTGTTGTATGCGTTGATGCTGGCGATGCCGTTGCTGGGCTGGTCGCTGCTGTCGGCCGGCGGCTATCCGATCGTGCTGTGGCCGGGCGCGCAGCTGCCGCCGATCGCGCCGCACAGCCCGGCGCTGTACGCGTGGTTGCGCAGCGCGCATGGCTGGCTGGCATATTTGCTGTTCGCCACGGTGCTGGGGCATCTGTGCGCGGCGCTGTTCCATGCCTGGGTGCGCCGCGACGGGGTGTTTTCAAGCATGGCGCGAGGCGGGGCGGCGCCGGTGGTGGCGGATCAGGCAGCGCCTAGGGAACAGGTCTAA
- a CDS encoding catalase family peroxidase gives MSHPDPAPPSPPRPRPWLPLAAIAAIAAVLAAAFAWSAGWLGGPQRLTAQRMTDAIEAGGPPHPGFRRAHSKGMCVSGHFEGNGQASALSSARVFAQASVPVLGRMSIGGGDPHGADASARVRSMALLLRSDDGQQWRTAMNSFPFFVVATPEGFMAQTLAAQPDPATGKPDPAKMAAFVQRYPEAKKFQQWAKTAPWSDSWANTQYNGVNSFRFIAADGSSRFVRWSMRPQTAFKELSAAQRAQADADFLGEDLQARLAHGPLRWDLVLTVAAPGDPVNDPSQPWPQDRQQVVAGTLVLDHAEPQATGPCRDLNYDPLILPRGIAGSDDPILAARSAVYSHSFNRREREIGRGQAPEATGQAKGGAQ, from the coding sequence ATGTCCCATCCCGACCCCGCCCCGCCCTCGCCACCCCGCCCGCGGCCCTGGCTGCCGCTGGCGGCCATCGCCGCGATCGCCGCCGTGCTCGCCGCCGCCTTCGCCTGGAGCGCCGGCTGGCTGGGCGGGCCGCAGCGGCTGACCGCGCAGCGCATGACCGACGCCATCGAGGCCGGCGGGCCGCCGCATCCGGGGTTTCGCCGCGCGCACAGCAAGGGCATGTGCGTGAGCGGGCATTTCGAAGGCAACGGCCAGGCCAGTGCGCTGTCCTCGGCGCGGGTGTTCGCCCAGGCCTCGGTGCCGGTGCTGGGGCGGATGTCGATCGGCGGCGGCGATCCGCATGGCGCCGATGCCAGCGCGCGGGTGCGCAGCATGGCGCTGCTGCTGCGCAGCGACGACGGCCAGCAGTGGCGCACGGCGATGAACAGCTTTCCGTTCTTCGTGGTGGCCACGCCGGAGGGCTTCATGGCGCAGACCCTGGCCGCGCAGCCGGACCCGGCCACCGGCAAGCCGGACCCGGCGAAGATGGCCGCGTTCGTGCAACGCTATCCGGAAGCGAAGAAGTTCCAGCAGTGGGCCAAGACCGCGCCGTGGTCGGACAGCTGGGCCAACACCCAGTACAACGGGGTCAACAGCTTCCGCTTCATCGCCGCCGACGGCAGCAGCCGTTTCGTGCGTTGGTCGATGCGGCCGCAGACCGCTTTCAAGGAACTGTCCGCGGCGCAGCGGGCGCAGGCCGATGCCGACTTCCTCGGCGAAGACCTGCAGGCGCGGCTGGCGCACGGCCCGTTGCGCTGGGATCTGGTGCTGACCGTGGCCGCTCCCGGCGACCCGGTGAACGATCCATCTCAACCTTGGCCGCAGGACCGGCAGCAAGTGGTCGCCGGCACCCTGGTGCTCGACCATGCCGAGCCGCAGGCCACCGGCCCGTGCCGCGACCTCAACTACGACCCGCTGATCCTGCCGCGCGGCATCGCCGGCTCCGACGACCCGATTCTGGCCGCGCGCTCGGCGGTGTATTCGCACTCGTTCAACCGCCGCGAGCGCGAGATCGGTCGCGGCCAGGCGCCCGAGGCCACGGGCCAGGCAAAGGGAGGTGCGCAATGA
- a CDS encoding RNA polymerase sigma factor — protein MHDLDDESLRALMPRLRRFAQSLSGDAASADDLVQAALERALRRWSTRRDADALQPWLFAIVYRQFVDTRRRAQRWQRVLALFAPQQPTQAPSAEQVHDGRAMLAAFAQLPAEQRALLLLVSVEGFSYRDAATALDLPIGTVMSRLSRAREKLRQIGEGRSGPGPALRVLK, from the coding sequence ATGCATGACCTCGACGACGAATCCCTGCGTGCGCTGATGCCGCGGTTGCGGCGTTTCGCCCAATCGCTGAGCGGCGATGCGGCCAGTGCCGACGACCTGGTGCAGGCGGCGCTGGAGCGCGCGCTGCGGCGCTGGTCCACCCGCCGCGATGCCGATGCGCTGCAGCCGTGGCTGTTCGCGATCGTGTACCGGCAATTCGTCGACACGCGCCGCCGCGCGCAGCGCTGGCAGCGGGTGCTGGCGCTGTTCGCGCCGCAGCAGCCGACCCAGGCGCCGTCGGCCGAACAGGTGCACGACGGCCGCGCGATGCTGGCCGCCTTCGCGCAGTTGCCGGCCGAGCAGCGCGCGCTGCTGTTGCTGGTCAGTGTCGAGGGGTTCAGCTACCGCGACGCCGCCACCGCGCTGGACCTGCCGATCGGCACGGTGATGTCGCGGCTGTCGCGCGCGCGCGAGAAACTGCGCCAGATCGGCGAAGGCCGCAGCGGCCCCGGCCCTGCCTTGCGAGTGCTCAAATGA
- a CDS encoding anti-sigma factor — MTVLRPDDETLHAYVDGRLDPARRAQVAAWLQAHPAHAARVAGWKQDADALRAAWAGAEALPANPALSASALRGRVRQRRRTLAAMAASCVLMLGLGTGLGWQLRDSRLGGERLPMADAVAAYRLFADGEQPLEFDPARRVALQGWLRTHFGEAGAVPDLQAQGFALRGGRLLSTPEGAAAMLVYQDADGARIGLYLRPGSARLHDGERRDGRLLAQYWSEGGTAFALVGPATQTRMRQIAPLLREQG, encoded by the coding sequence ATGACCGTGCTGCGCCCCGACGACGAAACTCTGCACGCCTATGTCGATGGCCGCCTGGACCCGGCGCGCCGCGCCCAGGTGGCCGCCTGGCTGCAGGCCCATCCCGCCCATGCCGCGCGCGTGGCCGGCTGGAAGCAGGACGCCGACGCGCTGCGCGCGGCCTGGGCCGGCGCCGAAGCGCTGCCGGCCAATCCCGCGTTGAGCGCATCGGCGCTGCGCGGCCGCGTGCGCCAGCGTCGCCGCACGCTGGCGGCGATGGCCGCCAGCTGCGTACTGATGCTCGGCCTGGGCACCGGACTGGGCTGGCAATTGCGCGACAGCCGCCTCGGTGGCGAACGCCTGCCGATGGCCGACGCGGTGGCCGCGTATCGCCTGTTCGCCGATGGCGAGCAACCGTTGGAATTCGATCCGGCGCGGCGGGTGGCCTTGCAGGGCTGGCTGCGCACCCATTTCGGCGAGGCCGGCGCGGTGCCGGACCTGCAGGCGCAGGGCTTCGCGCTGCGCGGCGGGCGCCTGCTGTCCACGCCCGAGGGTGCGGCCGCGATGCTGGTCTACCAGGACGCCGACGGCGCCCGCATCGGCCTGTACCTGCGCCCGGGCAGCGCCCGCCTGCACGACGGCGAACGCCGCGACGGCCGCCTGCTGGCGCAGTACTGGTCCGAAGGCGGCACCGCCTTCGCCCTGGTCGGCCCGGCCACCCAGACCCGCATGCGCCAGATCGCCCCGCTGCTGCGCGAGCAGGGCTGA